The Vigna radiata var. radiata cultivar VC1973A chromosome 6, Vradiata_ver6, whole genome shotgun sequence DNA segment GAAGTGATTAAGTGTCAAAGAATACTTGACAAGTTAGCCAATAATGACTATGTTTTGAAATAATACTCCTACGACATTAGTTAATAATGACTATGATATGAAAGAATACTTATTTATACTTCACAATAATAGTCTATCCTGTGAAACTTTACTAATTAATTAAGAACTAAACATAGTTTACTATATTTGACAAATTAGTTAAAACTATTTAGAAATATTTCATTCCTTACTCTCttttattacataatattttatctatattaagTAAAGAAGTAAAGCATAAATCAAAACTCATTATCTAATTATTTGTCATATAAACCATCATCTAACTGCTTAGTATTAGATAATactttgcaattttttttttaaagaatttaaaatataattcaatcttCTTTCATGTGTTTATCCTATTTTCGTAATTTATTTGcaaaagttgattttattaaagtataaataattttagagttaatttttttaaacaatttaaagaaTTTGTGAGTATTCTTTACTCATTACCTTAATTTGCATAATTTCTAtgtaaaagtttgaaaaattaattttcatattaaaaaatcaattataagaAATATGAAACCTTAATATCCCACAATTACAAAAATAGttagaatatatttaattgtgatatatataattgaaattattcatattattttattaaaagctcacattatatatttatgaataaatttgatTGTCTAGGAATTACGATAATTTGATCACAATGATATTTTCATACGAACAATTTTGACATAACACGATAATCAtgccatttttttaatttgaaaaatagacACTTTCATTTTCCATGCAAACATCTCTTGTAGTTaacattattaagaaaaattggATGAATAATATTCGTTCATAGAaacatagtttttttatattgatatgtcattttttcaaatgaaaaagaaattacaaatctgaaatattaaaaaaaaactattttttattcgGAAGTACGTAACAAGAAATCAATCATGGTTTAAACATCGAGatcttttgaaaattattcaaatgaaaaagaaattacaaatctcaaatattaaaaaaaaaaactaattttttattcgGAAGTACATAGCAACAAATCAATCGTGGTTTAAACATCGAGATCTTTCaatttttgaatgtttgaaAATACATTGGTGCGCGTGTGTTCTCCACATAGTTTGTAAGCATGTAAAAGCCCAGGACACAGGAGGGAACGCGCGCTCACTTATCTGCGAATTCAAACTTTATTCTCTCTTTCCCTCTTCGCTCTATCACACACTCTCACACCTCAGATCCATCTCcacaaaaccctaaatttctCCTTCCGACATTCGGATACTGCAACCTTTGTCTCAACGTATGAACGAGGATTGCAATTCTGGAACAGCGTCGATGTTGTCCTCCCCCACGAATTCCAaggtcagttttttttttttcttctttcgatTCTTGCTTTCAAATCTGAATCTTCTCATTCGAGCTTTGTGCTTCAGATCGCGGGGGAGAAGCGAGGAAGCACTCACGCCGAACACAACACTCATAAACGAGTCAAGATAAAAGATCTTGACTCCCTTGTTAACTCAGCGGGTAATTTAGCGTTTCATCCAAACTACGTCGTTTCAAGCTTTTCATAGCATGTGTTTTTATCTCCAAAGGATTCAGCTTTTCATCTAAATTCGgatttaattggttttttttttttctgtaaaattCAATCCATATACTTTTATCTTAGTCTGAATTTTAATTTGGGatttcaataaatattgttCAGAAACTAATAGCGGTTATTCGGAGTTTAAAACCATCAAGGAAAACAATGTGCAGTGGTCGTTGGGTGCCTCGGAGTCTTCTCAACAAGGGAAAATAGGAAGGAACGCGTGTCCGGAAGTGGTGAATTTTGCGGCTAGTCCTTTGGATCTTAACGCTGAAGCATGCAAGAGCGGGGCCCATGTTGAGAATTTTTCCGAAGAATCTTTGACTGAGAAGCAAGAAAAAGGACATGATAATTTAGTAGTTTCAAGGGGAATTAATGTGGATCTGAATGCAGAAGATGTTTCAAGCTCAGTGAATTTGGAACCTGCAAGTTCCTCTAGAGGGCGCAATCCTCTTAAGATGAAAGATGTATCAGAGAGTGGAAGCTGTGTTGGACCTTTGGAGGAGAAAGATCCAATGACGAAATGGCAGCAAATGAAGGAATATGGCTTTTGGTCACCCTCTCACGCTGGTATTCCAAAGCCGAAACAACGTGGGAGGAAAAGTAAGAGTGAAATGctaaagaaaaagatggaaCTTGCAAAGAGGGAACAGGTTAACCGGTTTACCAAGATTGCTGCTCCAAGTGGACTGCTGAATGAGTTGAACCCTGGAATTATAAATCATGTGAGGAATAGAAAACAAGTGCTTTCAATTATTGAGAATCTTGTAAGGTCTGAAAAACATGAAAGCACAAGCATGCCGAGCAAGCAAGCAGCACATCGAATACATGGAAGTTTAGACGTTAGTAAGAGGGATCAAGACAATGTGGCCGATGAGGAAGGGGTCCCACATAGCTCTTCAGGGAACAAACAAGCACGGAAGTTTCCTGTAACAGCGAATGATTCTTCTTCCCTTATTTTGGAGGGTAAAGTCCGTGATCATGACGCTAGCACTGTAGAGAAAGGAAGTCTTAAAAGTTGTATGACACAGTCAACAAATGTTATGGAGGAGGATGTTTTGGCTCTGAAATTGTCATCTGAAACTAGGGCATCAACGAGTTCTACCAATTTGTCAAATGACGAATCTTCTAATGTCACAACAGTTTCATCGCTTTCTCTAAAAGGCTTGTAACTGTTTCCCTTATGCTTGTGCATTATTATGCTCAGTTTagttttttgtcttcttttatGCTTGTCTTTACAATACTTCATGTAATGCATAATTGATGCAAAGGATCAattttctcattctttttaGAGTTTAAAATCTAGCAATGAGCGAACGTATTctgaaattagttttttacaCTAGTGATAGATTGGGATACTGAAGAAAGATTCCTCAAAACAAATGATTCCTTGAGCCTTTTCTGATATGGCTGGTTCTGTGTTTTCCAGCTGCTACTGTTGCTTCTCAATGGTTGGAGCTTCTGCATCAAGATATCAAAGGGCGCCTTTCAGGTAAAAA contains these protein-coding regions:
- the LOC106763103 gene encoding uncharacterized protein LOC106763103 — its product is MNEDCNSGTASMLSSPTNSKIAGEKRGSTHAEHNTHKRVKIKDLDSLVNSAETNSGYSEFKTIKENNVQWSLGASESSQQGKIGRNACPEVVNFAASPLDLNAEACKSGAHVENFSEESLTEKQEKGHDNLVVSRGINVDLNAEDVSSSVNLEPASSSRGRNPLKMKDVSESGSCVGPLEEKDPMTKWQQMKEYGFWSPSHAGIPKPKQRGRKSKSEMLKKKMELAKREQVNRFTKIAAPSGLLNELNPGIINHVRNRKQVLSIIENLVRSEKHESTSMPSKQAAHRIHGSLDVSKRDQDNVADEEGVPHSSSGNKQARKFPVTANDSSSLILEGKVRDHDASTVEKGSLKSCMTQSTNVMEEDVLALKLSSETRASTSSTNLSNDESSNVTTVSSLSLKAATVASQWLELLHQDIKGRLSALRRSRRRVRSVITTELPFLISKEFANNQDCDPYIMKMFAGLPTSQIADLHGARWTALFNHMDEALSKEEKQLECWLNQVKEKQLLCDQGIQHVNWSVAFGLQQLGNSENNSRASTFNSSEKELAVNAAAASIYSTCNFLLSES